The following are encoded together in the Lathyrus oleraceus cultivar Zhongwan6 chromosome 3, CAAS_Psat_ZW6_1.0, whole genome shotgun sequence genome:
- the LOC127128255 gene encoding heat shock cognate 70 kDa protein: MAKKYEGVAIGIDLGTTYSCVGVWQEQNDRVEIIHNDQGNKTTPSCVAFTNTQRLIGDAAKNQASSNPTNTVFDAKRLIGRKYSDSVIQSDILLWPFKVIADDNDKPMILVSYKGEEKHLVAEEISAMILTQMREIAGAFLESPVKNAVITVPAYFNDSQRRATKDAGDIAGLNVIRIINEPTAAALAYGLQKRANCVEERTIFIFDLGGGTFDVSLLTIRNNVFEVKATAGDTHLGGEDFDNRILNHFVKEFKRKNKVDISGNSKALRRLRTVCERAKRTLSYDTEATIDIDAIYEGIDFCSSITRAKFEQLNMDLFEKCMQTVENCLVDSKIDKSSVDDIVLVGGSSRIPKVKQLLQDFFKGKELCKSINPDEAVAYGAAVQAALLSEGSKNVPNLMLQDVIPLSLGILTYGDIMSVLIPRNTSVPFKKTRGYATASDNQSSVPIKVYEGERVIATENNLLGLFDLNVRLAPRGLPLKVCFTIDADGILNVSAEEEISGNKNDITITNENGRLSKEEIERMIQEAVNFKAQDMMFKKKVEARNALEDYLYNVRKVMKDDCVSSELTSVDKVKLNSAMIKGKSLIDDNQQEDRSVFIDFLKELESVFESAMNKINKSYLDEESD, from the exons ATGGCGAAGAAATACGAGGGAGTTGCTATAGGAATTGACCTAGGCACGACGTACTCATGTGTTGGAGTGTGGCAAGAACAAAACGACCGTGTTGAAATCATTCACAATGATCAAGGAAACAAAACAACACCTTCTTGTGTTGCTTTTACCAACACTCAAAGATTGATTGGTGATGCTGCCAAAAATCAAGCTTCCTCTAACCCAACCAACACTGTATTTG ATGCTAAGAGGTTGATCGGAAGGAAATATAGCGATTCTGTTATTCAAAGTGATATTCTATTATGGCCCTTTAAGGTCATTGCCGATGATAATGACAAGCCGATGATCCTTGTGAGCTACAAGGGTGAGGAAAAACACCTTGTTGCTGAGGAAATATCAGCCATGATTCTCACACAGATGCGAGAGATTGCGGGGGCATTTTTGGAATCTCCTGTTAAGAATGCAGTGATTACCGTACCTGCTTATTTTAATGATTCACAGCGAAGAGCCACCAAAGACGCCGGTGATATTGCTGGTCTCAATGTAATTCGGATAATCAATGAGCCAACTGCAGCGGCTCTTGCATATGGACTTCAAAAGCGAGCTAATTGTGTTGAAGAGAGAACTATCTTCATCTTTGATCTTGGTGGCGGGACTTTTGACGTGTCTCTCCTTACTATTAGGAATAACGTCTTTGAAGTCAAGGCCACTGCTGGAGATACTCATCTTGGAGGAGAAGACTTTGATAATCGAATATTGAATCACTTTGTGAAGGAGTTTAAGAGGAAGAATAAAGTTGACATTAGTGGGAACTCAAAAGCTCTGAGGAGATTGAGAACTGTCTGTGAGAGGGCAAAAAGGACACTGTCATATGATACTGAGGCCACAATTGACATAGATGCTATATATGAGGGAATTGACTTCTGTTCATCAATTACTCGGGCCAAGTTTGAGCAATTAAATATGGACTTGTTTGAAAAGTGTATGCAGACTGTTGAAAACTGTCTTGTTGATTCTAAGATAGACAAGAGTAGTGTTGATGACATTGTTCTGGTTGGTGGCTCTTCTAGGATACCCAAAGTTAAACAGTTGTTGCAGGACTTTTTCAAGGGAAAGGAGTTATGCAAGAGCATAAACCCTGATGAGGCTGTTGCTTATGGTGCAGCTGTACAGGCTGCTTTGTTGAGTGAAGGCAGTAAGAATGTTCCAAATTTGATGCTGCAAGATGTTATCCCTCTGTCACTTGGTATCTTAACTTACGGAGATATCATGAGTGTGCTGATTCCTAGGAATACTTCTGTACCGTTCAAGAAGACACGGGGTTATGCAACAGCTTCAGATAACCAATCTTCAGTCCCAATTAAGGTTTACGAGGGTGAAAGAGTTATTGCAACCGAGAACAACTTGCTTGGTTTGTTTGATCTCAATGTTCGACTAGCTCCTCGGGGGCTTCCTCTCAAAGTATGCTTTACTATAGATGCAGATGGTATATTAAACGTCTCGGCAGAGGAAGAAATCAGTGGTAATAAAAATGATATTACTATAACGAATGAAAATGGTAGGCTGTCAAAAGAAGAGATTGAGAGAATGATCCAGGAGGCTGTGAATTTCAAGGCGCAAGACATGATGTTCAAAAAGAAAGTTGAAGCAAGAAATGCTTTGGAAGATTATCTTTACAATGTGAGGAAAGTAATGAAGGATGATTGTGTAAGTTCTGAGCTCACATCTGTAGACAAAGTGAAGCTCAATTCTGCAATGATTAAGGGAAAGAGCTTGATTGATGACAACCAGCAGGAAGATAGGTCTGTGTTTATAGACTTTTTGAAGGAGCTTGAGAGCGTCTTTGAATCTGCTATGAACAAGATCAACAAAAGTTACTTAGATGAGGAAAGTGATTAG